Proteins found in one Muntiacus reevesi chromosome 2, mMunRee1.1, whole genome shotgun sequence genomic segment:
- the DPRX gene encoding LOW QUALITY PROTEIN: divergent paired-related homeobox (The sequence of the model RefSeq protein was modified relative to this genomic sequence to represent the inferred CDS: deleted 1 base in 1 codon; substituted 1 base at 1 genomic stop codon) → MSDPDDTSEGKYHKHSKRKXTMFMEKQLAYLNFLKKKQTPYPTLGLQREMASKMELHPTVLQPPSRFSLAIVPTDPQIPSFQLSIRPALKDLIDHSLGHKMVHFGCCQDPNIYCLYPIVES, encoded by the exons GAAAATACCACAAGCACTCAAAAAGGAAATGAACCATGTTCATGGAGAAACAGTTggcatatttaaattttctt aaaaaaaaacaaaccccataCCCTACCCTTGGCCTCCAGAGAGAAATGGCCTCAAAAATGGAGCTACATCCAACAGTCCTGCAG CCTCCTTCCCGATTCTCCCTGGCCATAG TTCCTACAGATCCTCAGATACCTTCCTTCCAGCTCAGCATACGGCCTGCCCTGAAGGATCTCATAGACCATTCTCTGGGCCACAAAATGGTCCATTTTGGCTGCTGCCAAGACCCGAATATATACTGCCTCTATCCCATTGTGGAATCCTGA